The following are encoded in a window of Candidatus Aegiribacteria sp. genomic DNA:
- a CDS encoding ATP-binding cassette domain-containing protein: protein MKPVLRVENLQGGWDDQLVLNDINLQVIKSEVLAIVGKSGCGKSTLMHYLLGLVKPWKGRVLFRGEDIWSSPKALQRARRRWGVTFQSGALLGNLTLLENVILPLKEYTDLSDRDIRIVAYSKLDTVGLADFANSYPLEVSGGMQKRAGLARAMALDPEVLFFDEPSAGLDPVTSGSLDELIITINSTLGATVVIVTHELASIFAISDRVVMLDPEVHGIIATGTAAELRDSSTDERVRMFFGRNMAAKKRSDRKCQ, encoded by the coding sequence ATGAAACCTGTATTGAGAGTTGAAAACCTTCAGGGAGGATGGGATGATCAACTTGTCCTGAATGATATCAATCTTCAGGTTATCAAAAGTGAAGTACTTGCAATCGTTGGTAAAAGCGGATGCGGAAAAAGCACACTCATGCATTACCTTCTTGGGCTGGTAAAGCCATGGAAGGGAAGAGTTCTTTTCAGGGGAGAAGACATCTGGTCAAGTCCGAAAGCGCTTCAGAGAGCGAGAAGAAGATGGGGTGTTACATTCCAGTCCGGAGCGCTACTGGGCAACCTGACACTTCTTGAGAATGTGATACTCCCGCTTAAGGAGTATACTGATTTGTCCGATCGTGATATTAGAATTGTCGCGTATAGCAAACTGGATACGGTTGGCCTTGCTGATTTTGCCAATTCGTACCCTTTGGAGGTTTCAGGTGGAATGCAGAAACGGGCCGGCCTTGCCCGAGCCATGGCTCTTGATCCGGAAGTGCTTTTCTTCGATGAGCCTTCGGCCGGCCTGGACCCGGTCACCTCCGGAAGCCTTGATGAATTGATAATCACAATCAATAGTACTCTTGGCGCAACAGTTGTTATTGTTACTCATGAGCTGGCCAGTATATTTGCTATCTCAGACAGAGTAGTAATGCTGGATCCTGAAGTACATGGCATAATTGCCACGGGAACTGCGGCTGAACTCAGAGACAGCTCTACAGATGAAAGAGTCAGAATGTTCTTTGGAAGGAACATGGCTGCTAAAAAGAGGAGTGATAGAAAATGTCAATGA
- a CDS encoding FG-GAP-like repeat-containing protein, which yields MQKQVLLFIVLAVSSVNASESRISRISTDLIPITQSTDDRFDTPPNQTGFPINTGGSTSESCPQIVDIDGDGDLEVLIGSGSSLHVYHHDGSMVSGFPVTTGGHANYTAAVGDIDNDGELEIAITGQRSDLYVYRADGSLETGWPQYLGDDDGAACSPTMADLDGDGDLELIIGTFKDLNGNNGYIEARMYVFHHDGTLFSGWPVLDVDPYAINSTPAVGDIDNDGDLEIITAGRNSQALLAWHTDGTPVNGFPAQLSGLIEASPTMADIDNDGDLEIFIATGSERVYGVHHDGTSVTGWPRNMGGGGIQHSSPSIGDIDGDGDLEIVCGSVHRKVYVWHHDGTPVTGWPQSTGAFAQGTPALGDIDGDGDMEIAVGTYAGLFIWHHDGSLLPWFPLSTGWSRCSATLTDLDQDGDIEILIGSMDDYLYCWDIPEIYNEDLIEWGSFRNGLLNTGCYEPGGVGISEEHLIFNTDTAILFQNRPNPFSRSSAICYQVQETENVTLKVYDVSGKLVATLVDKVQCSGDHSVIWDGRNSSGVAVSPGVYLYRLETGYSVSTREMILIR from the coding sequence ATGCAGAAGCAAGTGTTACTATTCATTGTACTGGCAGTTTCATCAGTTAATGCCTCAGAATCTAGAATCAGCCGTATTTCAACGGATCTCATCCCGATCACACAATCAACGGATGACAGATTCGACACTCCTCCAAACCAGACAGGATTCCCGATAAATACGGGTGGCTCAACCAGCGAATCGTGCCCACAAATCGTTGATATCGACGGTGATGGTGATCTGGAAGTTCTAATCGGTTCCGGATCGAGTCTCCACGTTTATCATCATGACGGTTCCATGGTAAGTGGTTTTCCCGTCACAACCGGTGGTCATGCCAACTATACAGCTGCTGTTGGCGACATAGACAACGACGGGGAATTGGAGATAGCCATAACAGGTCAGCGTTCCGATCTTTACGTTTACAGAGCGGATGGCTCACTTGAAACAGGATGGCCTCAATATCTTGGAGATGATGACGGCGCAGCCTGTTCACCCACGATGGCGGATCTGGATGGTGACGGAGACCTTGAACTGATCATTGGTACATTCAAAGATCTGAATGGCAACAATGGGTATATAGAAGCCCGGATGTATGTTTTCCATCATGACGGAACACTTTTCAGCGGATGGCCTGTGCTTGATGTGGACCCGTATGCTATCAATTCCACTCCGGCGGTGGGTGACATAGATAACGATGGTGACCTGGAAATCATCACTGCTGGAAGAAATAGTCAGGCTCTGCTTGCATGGCATACAGACGGTACACCCGTTAACGGGTTCCCTGCTCAGCTGTCCGGGCTCATCGAGGCATCTCCGACAATGGCCGATATTGATAACGACGGCGACCTGGAAATTTTTATCGCGACTGGATCAGAACGGGTCTACGGTGTACACCACGACGGTACATCGGTGACCGGTTGGCCCCGAAACATGGGTGGCGGCGGTATACAGCACAGCTCACCTTCAATTGGAGATATCGACGGTGATGGTGACCTGGAAATAGTCTGCGGTTCAGTACATAGGAAAGTATATGTATGGCATCATGATGGTACACCTGTAACCGGCTGGCCCCAGTCGACCGGAGCCTTTGCGCAGGGAACACCTGCTCTGGGAGATATTGACGGTGACGGCGATATGGAAATAGCTGTTGGAACGTATGCCGGACTTTTCATCTGGCATCATGATGGATCTCTTCTGCCCTGGTTTCCTCTATCCACCGGATGGTCAAGGTGCTCGGCAACACTGACCGACCTGGATCAGGACGGAGATATAGAAATCCTTATCGGTTCAATGGACGATTATCTTTACTGCTGGGATATTCCGGAGATTTACAATGAAGACCTGATTGAATGGGGTTCATTCAGGAATGGTCTTCTGAATACAGGTTGCTACGAACCCGGCGGTGTAGGAATCTCCGAGGAACATCTAATATTCAATACGGATACAGCCATTCTCTTCCAGAACAGACCAAACCCGTTCAGCAGGTCATCTGCTATCTGTTACCAGGTTCAGGAAACGGAAAATGTAACACTGAAAGTGTACGATGTTTCCGGAAAACTTGTAGCAACACTAGTCGATAAGGTTCAATGTTCCGGAGATCATTCAGTGATATGGGATGGCAGGAATTCCTCCGGTGTTGCCGTTTCGCCGGGCGTTTACCTTTACCGGCTTGAAACCGGATATTCCGTTTCAACAAGGGAAATGATACTTATCAGGTAG
- a CDS encoding MlaD family protein has translation MTGSKFKLGLFFSIGIVFTIFLIFWLSGGLREKSTITYVSYYPWSVQGLSEGSNVMYNGVSIGRVASIDIAPDGRLVEVIMKIRSDFSVDSSIVAVMQLTGITGLRVINLSADTSIHYPVHYSFEIEYQIIPVGEGAMQSITTTLTRITQIIHEIDFKNISDQFTLLLENTNAILASDKIERIENSILSNSENLDSLLVTYTRLGQNLNRLVLNIDAMAPDLAVSVDSLIRKTQALSEHMDRFVIKIDEVLINSSEVMNNLSTLLETLGRDPSELLIRTSGEGVWQ, from the coding sequence ATGACCGGGAGTAAATTCAAACTGGGATTATTCTTCTCCATTGGAATTGTTTTCACTATTTTTCTGATATTCTGGCTCAGCGGTGGATTAAGAGAGAAAAGCACCATTACTTACGTTTCCTACTATCCATGGTCCGTCCAGGGTTTGAGCGAGGGCAGCAATGTAATGTACAACGGTGTCTCCATTGGTCGCGTCGCAAGCATCGATATAGCTCCCGATGGAAGACTCGTAGAAGTCATAATGAAGATCCGGTCGGACTTTTCCGTTGATTCATCAATTGTGGCAGTTATGCAGCTAACCGGAATAACCGGTTTGAGAGTGATTAACCTTAGCGCGGACACAAGCATTCATTATCCGGTTCATTACAGTTTCGAAATTGAATACCAGATCATCCCTGTGGGGGAAGGGGCAATGCAGAGCATAACTACAACACTGACAAGAATCACCCAGATTATTCATGAAATTGATTTCAAGAATATCAGCGATCAGTTCACACTTCTGCTCGAGAACACCAATGCCATTCTGGCAAGCGACAAGATCGAAAGGATAGAGAATTCCATCCTTAGCAACTCGGAAAACCTTGATTCACTTCTTGTTACATATACCAGACTTGGGCAGAATCTTAACCGGCTGGTTCTTAATATCGATGCAATGGCGCCGGACCTGGCTGTAAGCGTAGATTCGCTTATTAGAAAAACACAGGCTCTTTCGGAACATATGGATCGTTTTGTGATTAAAATCGATGAGGTACTCATTAACAGCTCGGAAGTGATGAACAACCTGTCAACCCTTCTGGAGACACTGGGCAGAGATCCTTCGGAGCTACTCATTCGGACTTCAGGAGAGGGGGTCTGGCAGTGA
- a CDS encoding energy transducer TonB, giving the protein MIRKNTAEAGAIDYGVLWGFVFLILVFEVVPGSSIGRLASRTVTDEMQGFDPGELYEIPPEMPEEDQIDVQNIIDNEIPDVVEPILIISTTEDTEGLGSAFTVSTNNLAPDDNPDNIIPDPGTFVPHSVHPVCTFRPVPEYPDMARQAGVEGRVILQVFISPQGIPVEAIIAESSGLGSMDSAAMASVMESSWSPARRDDGVPVGVWTSVVYNFVLN; this is encoded by the coding sequence ATGATAAGGAAGAACACAGCAGAAGCAGGTGCAATTGACTATGGAGTATTATGGGGATTCGTATTTCTGATTCTGGTATTCGAGGTTGTTCCCGGATCATCGATAGGAAGGCTTGCGTCAAGAACGGTAACCGATGAAATGCAGGGTTTCGACCCGGGTGAGCTTTACGAGATCCCTCCCGAAATGCCGGAGGAAGACCAAATCGATGTGCAAAACATCATTGACAACGAAATCCCGGATGTAGTAGAGCCAATTCTTATTATCAGTACAACTGAGGATACTGAGGGTCTGGGTAGCGCTTTTACAGTCAGTACCAACAATCTCGCACCTGACGATAATCCGGATAACATAATTCCTGATCCGGGAACTTTCGTCCCGCACAGCGTTCATCCGGTGTGCACTTTCAGGCCTGTTCCGGAGTATCCGGACATGGCCAGACAGGCAGGTGTTGAAGGCAGAGTGATACTGCAGGTTTTCATATCCCCCCAGGGCATTCCGGTAGAAGCGATTATTGCCGAAAGTTCCGGCCTTGGAAGCATGGACAGCGCGGCAATGGCTTCGGTAATGGAAAGCAGCTGGTCACCGGCCAGAAGAGATGATGGAGTACCCGTGGGAGTATGGACTTCGGTTGTCTACAATTTCGTGCTTAATTAG
- a CDS encoding ABC transporter permease, with protein MANSEKLTFSGFTFSVHGVLEDDEVDSIRAFISEHKHSIFDAGKFVLDFSDSPGLDTVPAVVLYEFCMELSRAGVKVNRIGASSVIENLFETLAEFGSLSEPRKRKKSFHEYFENIGENVYELGKTLYMLGHFVGETIYAFIGLVLRPLKIRWPMVLYYMEESGVKAIPIIVTLTWLLGVVLGYQAGYQMREFGAETFMPAMIGYSITWEIGPMLAAVLVAGRSGSAYAAEIGTMQVREEVDALRVMGFDVFSYLVTPKMIALLCVMPFLVLIANLSGIFGGMLAGLLFLDLPASTFVSELGKALIPLDILWGMLKSVIYAIVIANVGSFMGMRVRGGASAVGKATTSAVVLSIFLVIIADALLSLLFVHIRPGLTV; from the coding sequence TTGGCAAATTCAGAGAAACTGACTTTTAGCGGTTTCACCTTCAGTGTTCACGGAGTGCTTGAGGATGATGAAGTCGATTCTATCCGTGCTTTTATCAGTGAACACAAGCATTCGATATTCGACGCTGGTAAATTTGTCCTTGATTTTTCGGACAGTCCGGGGCTTGATACCGTTCCAGCTGTTGTACTTTACGAATTCTGCATGGAACTTTCCCGTGCTGGTGTAAAAGTCAACAGGATCGGGGCATCAAGTGTTATTGAGAACTTGTTTGAAACACTTGCTGAATTTGGATCACTATCGGAACCTCGTAAAAGAAAAAAGTCCTTTCATGAATATTTCGAGAATATCGGTGAAAACGTTTATGAGCTTGGAAAGACTTTGTACATGCTGGGACATTTTGTTGGAGAAACGATATATGCTTTTATAGGACTGGTTTTACGCCCATTGAAGATTCGCTGGCCGATGGTGCTTTATTACATGGAAGAGTCCGGGGTAAAGGCAATTCCCATCATAGTAACTCTCACATGGCTTTTGGGTGTTGTCCTTGGATATCAGGCCGGATATCAGATGAGGGAGTTTGGCGCTGAGACATTCATGCCGGCGATGATAGGATACAGTATAACCTGGGAGATCGGACCTATGCTCGCAGCCGTTCTTGTTGCCGGACGGTCGGGCTCAGCTTACGCCGCGGAGATCGGAACAATGCAGGTCAGGGAAGAAGTTGATGCCCTGAGAGTAATGGGTTTCGATGTATTCAGCTACCTTGTTACACCCAAGATGATCGCTCTTCTGTGTGTAATGCCTTTTCTTGTACTCATTGCGAACCTATCAGGTATTTTCGGAGGGATGCTTGCCGGTTTGCTGTTTCTCGACCTTCCGGCGAGCACATTCGTATCGGAACTGGGCAAGGCACTGATACCGCTTGATATCCTCTGGGGAATGCTGAAAAGCGTCATATATGCAATAGTAATCGCGAATGTTGGCAGTTTCATGGGCATGAGGGTCAGGGGTGGAGCATCAGCTGTTGGAAAAGCGACTACATCAGCCGTTGTTCTCAGTATTTTCCTGGTAATAATCGCTGATGCGCTGCTTTCGCTGTTGTTTGTACATATAAGACCCGGATTGACCGTATGA
- a CDS encoding ABC transporter ATP-binding protein → MTVLRVTSLSKTYRESSGDVHALGPVSFESEKGEFLCFLGPTGCGKTTLLRTIAGLEKPDTGEVELPLHSEGMKPVIGYVFQQGALFPWMSVYANIEFPLRAKKIDKDIRREKVETILEMVELSSFSFSYPHQLSGGMQQRAALARSLIMEPDILLMDEPFSSLDTRTSQQLQENLKSLLKKTSTTVLFVTHNIEEAVYLAGEVIVLGHRPGRIVRRETIDLREPRSRLSDSFTEYLVSLRKTFELLVSDQ, encoded by the coding sequence ATGACTGTGTTGAGGGTAACCAGCCTGTCGAAAACCTACAGAGAATCCTCAGGGGACGTACATGCACTGGGTCCGGTAAGTTTTGAATCAGAGAAAGGTGAATTTCTCTGTTTTCTCGGTCCCACCGGATGCGGTAAAACAACACTGTTGCGAACGATTGCCGGCCTGGAAAAACCTGACACCGGCGAGGTTGAACTACCATTACACTCTGAGGGAATGAAACCTGTTATTGGCTACGTCTTTCAGCAGGGAGCGCTTTTCCCGTGGATGAGCGTTTATGCTAATATTGAGTTTCCACTCAGGGCGAAGAAGATCGATAAGGATATCCGTCGGGAGAAAGTTGAAACGATTCTTGAAATGGTAGAACTTTCGTCTTTCAGTTTCTCCTATCCCCATCAGTTGTCAGGGGGGATGCAGCAGCGGGCTGCTCTTGCTCGTTCACTTATTATGGAGCCTGATATCCTTCTTATGGACGAACCGTTCAGTTCCCTCGATACAAGAACCAGCCAGCAATTACAGGAAAATCTGAAGTCCCTCTTGAAAAAAACGTCAACCACAGTGCTTTTCGTCACACACAATATTGAAGAAGCGGTTTACCTGGCAGGAGAAGTAATAGTCCTCGGACACCGGCCCGGAAGAATTGTGCGAAGGGAAACCATTGATCTGCGGGAACCCAGGTCACGTCTGTCCGATTCTTTTACAGAGTACCTGGTCTCTCTTCGAAAAACCTTCGAATTACTTGTTTCAGATCAGTAA
- a CDS encoding ABC transporter permease, translated as MKYLPGFLIPCLLIIWWFVATWGGRDTLLPSPGEVASVLLHPFQDQISSGSLAWSAFVSFVRVALGFSLAALIGIPAGLLMGASRRVRKYLSLMVEMARPLSAIALLPLSIIIFKATTFAQLLGLEHLRYQKHLLNEMQLGMIFILLWGGVFPIILGTIQGVRSVRKMHLEAASILGAGRFFTFRSVIIPSALPDIFHGLKLGIGRCWMVIIAAEMLPGTNSGIGYMIRYSYQLSRYDIMLASIVIVAFVGALFSKGLEFLGEKSLVLRSRER; from the coding sequence ATGAAATACCTGCCGGGGTTTTTAATCCCGTGCTTGCTTATTATCTGGTGGTTTGTTGCTACATGGGGCGGGAGGGATACCCTCCTGCCCTCACCCGGAGAAGTTGCATCGGTGCTACTTCATCCCTTTCAGGACCAGATTTCCTCAGGATCACTGGCATGGAGCGCTTTTGTGAGCTTCGTGAGGGTCGCGCTTGGTTTTTCTCTTGCAGCACTCATTGGCATTCCCGCAGGACTGCTTATGGGTGCATCCAGACGGGTGAGAAAATATCTGTCACTGATGGTAGAAATGGCGAGACCGCTGTCCGCGATTGCTCTTCTCCCCCTCTCGATCATCATCTTCAAGGCAACAACATTTGCGCAACTGCTGGGTCTTGAACACCTCAGATATCAGAAACACCTTCTTAACGAAATGCAGCTCGGTATGATTTTCATCCTTTTATGGGGGGGAGTATTCCCTATAATACTTGGAACCATTCAGGGGGTGCGCAGCGTTCGGAAGATGCATTTGGAAGCAGCTTCTATCCTGGGTGCGGGCAGGTTCTTTACTTTCAGGAGTGTCATCATACCATCCGCTCTTCCGGATATCTTTCACGGGCTGAAGCTGGGTATCGGAAGATGCTGGATGGTTATTATCGCTGCTGAGATGCTGCCCGGCACTAATTCCGGGATAGGATATATGATAAGATACTCCTACCAACTGTCACGATACGATATCATGCTTGCCAGTATAGTTATTGTGGCGTTCGTAGGAGCATTATTCTCAAAAGGTCTTGAATTCCTGGGGGAAAAATCCCTGGTTCTCAGAAGCAGGGAGAGATGA
- a CDS encoding cation:proton antiporter: MTVSIIALAGFAIVAGLYAGKLARKTGLPSLIGFMIAGAMLGVSVFKVFDEQILRHLSFIPDIALGFVAFSIGSELNLKVLKRLGKSITTILLCETLLAFLLVTGAVLLVTGGDWPFALIFGAMAPATAPAGTIAVIQEYKAKGNLTQALYAVVGFDDGIAVLIFGFASASSKALLASETGGSTNLLATAGEPALEILLSIAVGLLLGFIYSKLISLIRSHDNIPALTFGFVCLAVGLAKTYGFSPILTPMAMGFVLSNTSRSMTSSVATRLRPLMPLIFILFFFIAGAHLKIGSLPSLGLVGLIYILARSAGKIFGSRLGATIGKASPSIKKYLGIGLLSQAGVAIGLSIVVAQQFSHLGEHGAEIGAAVLTTVTATCVVFEIIGPIMAKIALKKAGEIPND; encoded by the coding sequence ATGACAGTATCTATCATCGCACTTGCAGGATTTGCGATTGTAGCGGGGCTTTACGCCGGAAAACTGGCTAGAAAAACCGGACTCCCCTCTCTTATAGGTTTTATGATAGCCGGTGCGATGCTTGGTGTATCTGTATTTAAAGTGTTTGATGAACAAATTCTCAGACATCTTTCCTTCATACCCGATATTGCTCTTGGTTTTGTCGCCTTCAGCATAGGTTCCGAGCTGAATCTTAAAGTCTTGAAACGGCTTGGAAAAAGTATCACAACCATACTGTTATGCGAAACTCTGCTGGCTTTTTTACTTGTTACAGGCGCGGTTCTACTCGTCACAGGTGGAGACTGGCCATTCGCTCTGATCTTCGGCGCCATGGCTCCTGCAACTGCTCCTGCAGGTACTATTGCGGTTATCCAGGAATACAAAGCAAAGGGAAATCTAACTCAGGCTCTCTACGCGGTGGTTGGATTTGATGACGGTATTGCCGTACTTATCTTCGGATTTGCATCCGCTTCAAGCAAAGCACTGCTTGCATCCGAGACGGGAGGCTCAACCAATCTGCTGGCAACTGCAGGGGAACCTGCCCTGGAAATACTCTTGAGTATTGCAGTTGGTCTTCTACTTGGATTTATCTATTCAAAGCTTATTTCGCTGATACGTTCTCATGACAACATCCCCGCTCTAACCTTTGGATTCGTATGTCTGGCTGTCGGGCTGGCGAAAACTTACGGCTTCTCCCCCATTCTCACACCGATGGCAATGGGTTTCGTTCTTTCAAACACTTCAAGAAGCATGACAAGTTCGGTGGCAACCAGATTGCGACCACTGATGCCGCTTATTTTCATCCTTTTCTTTTTTATCGCAGGAGCGCATCTCAAGATCGGATCATTACCCTCCCTTGGACTGGTTGGACTTATCTACATCCTGGCAAGATCGGCAGGAAAGATCTTCGGTTCAAGACTCGGGGCAACAATAGGCAAAGCAAGTCCCTCTATAAAAAAATATCTTGGTATTGGATTGCTGTCCCAGGCCGGAGTGGCAATCGGCCTATCGATAGTGGTGGCTCAGCAGTTCTCACATCTAGGAGAACATGGCGCAGAGATCGGAGCCGCGGTTTTAACAACGGTTACGGCTACATGCGTCGTATTCGAGATCATTGGACCAATAATGGCTAAAATCGCGCTGAAAAAAGCGGGAGAAATTCCGAACGACTGA
- a CDS encoding ABC transporter substrate-binding protein, translated as MKRLFRSAVIIIVLLITAISTGCGEQTEQNQQEEAVQQEEVDITVEVPLLKVGHCNHDHHSAVFISALRGDEMKELFGIYLVHLGESYYALVEDGKKILEIEFVQSQGAINVPNNMVAGLFDIGFGGVIPFAASADQGSEVVIISPLHSRGDMLVVADDNTEVTDWASFKNWVKTSEEPLVIGFKSPKAVALLIFESAITEEGIAWSLQGNPEPGSDILLFNAQGEPNLNPALQNGTIDGYVSNNPACALAEYNGIGKCVAELSDLPPGDFRNHPCCAIAATETVISERPLDIAAVLRLFSAATDYINRNPEDAAVVAAEWIGNPVQVEEISMATSGYDMEASEDWLDNMVLILDNMRNLGAFTGPLAEKDDDANAAFLYDFSLMPENLR; from the coding sequence GTGAAAAGACTATTTCGGTCTGCTGTAATAATTATTGTTCTTTTAATAACAGCGATAAGTACAGGTTGCGGTGAGCAAACAGAACAGAACCAGCAAGAAGAAGCCGTACAACAGGAAGAAGTTGATATAACGGTAGAAGTACCTCTTCTTAAGGTTGGACATTGTAACCACGATCATCACTCAGCGGTATTCATATCAGCGCTAAGAGGCGATGAAATGAAGGAGCTTTTCGGCATATATCTCGTTCATCTAGGAGAGAGTTATTATGCACTGGTAGAAGATGGTAAGAAAATTCTCGAAATTGAATTCGTTCAATCACAGGGCGCTATAAACGTGCCGAACAATATGGTTGCGGGGCTTTTCGATATAGGTTTCGGAGGAGTTATACCATTTGCGGCGAGTGCGGATCAGGGAAGCGAAGTCGTAATTATCAGTCCACTTCACAGCAGGGGCGATATGCTTGTGGTAGCTGATGACAATACTGAAGTGACTGACTGGGCAAGTTTTAAAAACTGGGTAAAAACAAGCGAAGAGCCTCTTGTTATAGGATTCAAAAGCCCCAAAGCGGTAGCGTTGTTGATATTCGAGTCAGCAATTACGGAAGAGGGAATAGCCTGGAGTTTGCAGGGTAACCCCGAACCAGGTTCGGATATTCTTCTTTTCAATGCTCAGGGGGAACCCAACCTTAATCCAGCATTGCAGAATGGAACCATTGATGGATACGTTTCCAACAATCCAGCGTGTGCTCTTGCGGAGTATAACGGAATAGGTAAATGTGTGGCTGAGTTATCAGATCTTCCCCCGGGAGACTTCAGGAATCACCCATGCTGTGCTATTGCCGCAACAGAGACAGTTATTTCTGAAAGACCTTTAGATATAGCCGCGGTTTTACGTCTTTTTAGCGCGGCAACTGATTATATCAACAGAAATCCCGAAGATGCGGCTGTGGTAGCCGCGGAGTGGATTGGAAATCCTGTTCAGGTAGAAGAAATATCAATGGCTACCAGCGGTTACGATATGGAAGCATCGGAGGACTGGCTGGACAACATGGTTCTGATTCTTGACAACATGAGGAATCTCGGAGCCTTCACCGGGCCACTTGCCGAGAAAGATGATGATGCCAATGCCGCATTCCTTTACGATTTTTCTCTCATGCCTGAGAATCTGAGGTAG
- a CDS encoding PqiC family protein has protein sequence MMLRPVIILVLTAILIPSACITVNVPIGGDPQSTATVWTVDPDRPDPWMVSTSYIVQIKDFSSSQSVQGVQMIVLNEDGTINKTASDIWGSRPVELLPDILLRDMISIGAWGAVLRKSTMLPEDLIVEGYVREFGGRVAPDGWEAVLDVDVTVLDGDSFDLVFQENYRFHWELSEPSYSQLAGAMDILVKIWSEEVIGDIWSAMLPIR, from the coding sequence GTGATGCTAAGGCCAGTAATAATTCTTGTATTGACAGCGATTCTTATCCCTTCAGCGTGCATTACAGTCAACGTGCCTATAGGAGGCGACCCGCAATCAACAGCGACGGTGTGGACAGTTGATCCGGACAGGCCGGACCCATGGATGGTTTCAACCAGTTATATCGTTCAGATAAAGGATTTTTCTTCATCCCAGTCCGTCCAGGGAGTACAGATGATCGTTCTGAATGAAGATGGCACTATCAACAAAACCGCTTCCGATATCTGGGGCAGCCGGCCAGTAGAACTTCTTCCCGATATTCTACTCAGGGATATGATTTCTATCGGTGCCTGGGGCGCTGTGCTCCGCAAATCCACAATGCTTCCTGAAGACCTAATAGTTGAAGGTTACGTAAGAGAATTCGGCGGAAGGGTAGCGCCTGATGGTTGGGAAGCTGTGCTTGATGTTGACGTTACCGTGCTTGATGGAGATAGTTTTGATCTTGTTTTTCAGGAGAACTACCGTTTCCACTGGGAACTCTCCGAACCGAGTTATTCCCAGCTTGCCGGGGCCATGGATATCCTTGTCAAGATATGGAGCGAAGAAGTAATTGGAGACATCTGGTCTGCGATGCTTCCAATTCGCTAA
- a CDS encoding PTS sugar transporter subunit IIA, with amino-acid sequence MKLSDLLKSDTVTLDCSPESDEQLLRCIAKIASGADSTTGTSEESIYKALSDREKLSSTACGHGVAIPHCRIADISEFTVGVVILPDGLDFNAANGEKSFLFPFVIGPENEPRVHLKLLSSLAQVFRDSELRESLKHASSSDNATEILLSSISPDTTVDKGSGKKLIHVFIQDEGVFDELLQVFAAVDTSSSMVMDADESTRFLMNIPFYAGFWNTDIQHFNRIIVSVVRNELVNAIVRNIEFICGPLSNRSDLMVTITDLQSVYGSLES; translated from the coding sequence ATGAAATTGTCTGATTTACTGAAATCCGATACAGTTACTCTTGACTGTTCTCCCGAATCGGATGAACAGCTTCTACGTTGTATCGCGAAAATAGCTTCTGGAGCGGATTCAACAACCGGAACTTCAGAAGAATCAATTTACAAAGCATTGTCTGACAGAGAGAAACTCTCCTCTACAGCCTGTGGTCATGGTGTCGCAATTCCCCATTGTCGAATTGCAGATATATCGGAGTTTACAGTTGGCGTGGTCATACTGCCCGATGGCCTAGACTTCAATGCCGCAAACGGAGAGAAATCATTCCTTTTCCCCTTTGTAATCGGGCCGGAGAACGAACCACGAGTACACCTGAAACTGCTTTCATCATTGGCACAGGTTTTCAGAGACAGCGAATTAAGAGAATCGTTGAAGCATGCTTCTTCATCTGATAATGCAACAGAGATCCTTCTGAGTAGCATATCTCCCGACACAACTGTAGATAAGGGATCCGGTAAAAAACTGATACATGTATTTATTCAGGATGAAGGGGTTTTTGATGAGCTTCTCCAGGTATTCGCAGCCGTTGATACTTCCTCGTCTATGGTAATGGATGCTGACGAATCCACAAGATTCCTCATGAACATCCCGTTCTACGCCGGGTTCTGGAATACAGATATACAGCATTTCAACAGAATCATCGTATCGGTAGTCAGGAACGAACTTGTAAATGCCATTGTGAGAAATATCGAGTTCATTTGCGGTCCGCTTTCGAACAGAAGTGACCTAATGGTCACGATTACCGACCTACAATCGGTCTATGGCTCCCTGGAAAGCTGA